GACTGGCCTCAGCCGGTCGTACTGATCCCCGACCTTGAGCTCGGACGAGTACATACGGGTGGCATAATACAAAGCCCGCTTCGGCAGTGCAGTCTTAGAGGTCATCTGCATCTCGATGTCGATGAGTGTGCCCTCGGCCGTTTGGTAGTTGGTAGGAGCAGACGGCTAACCAGAGTTTTATATCAAACCTTGAAATTATGATCTGATCAGAACCCCGAGTATCATTAGGACTATTTGTCAGGGCGCAGTAGCACTCAATCGCGGAAAAGCCGTTAGTCCGTAAAGCGGGTAGTCATCGTAGGGAGGGTTTCTCGCAAACACGCCGGCACTTGCACGACAAGCTATATCGGCATCAAAACGTTTCAAAAAAACGGCCAAGCTTTTTGACTGCAGATTTATACCCGCTTTTACTTCTAACGGAAAAATCTGAGCAGCATCCTCGACAACAAAATCAATCTCAGCCTTATTGTTGCTCGACCAATAATGAATAGGCTGTTTACGATTACAGACAAGCTCTTGAGCTACGAAATTTTCAGTAAAAGCGCCACGAAACTCACTAAGTAGACGCTGTCCCTGCAAAAAGCTCTCTGGGTCGATATTGCCTATGGCAGATAATAAACCGCAATCGAGCAAATAAATTTTAAAATGATCCTGGTTAGCATAGCTTGCTAGCGGCAATTTCACAGCATCCAGGTTACAGCATTTTATAAGTAGCCCAGCATCAATCAACCACTGCAAAGCATCTTCATGCGACCTGGCACGTGCACCACTTGCAACGTCGCTGTATTTAAACTTGCGATTCTCACGCGAAAGTTGCGGCAGTATGCTTTGCCACACTTGATATAGTTTAGGGATAAGCATCGCTGGCGCATGCTTTGCCATATCTAGCTCATATGCGCGAAGGATCGCCTGCTGTGAGCCCCGCACTGAGTGCCAATCCTTGGTAGCGCTATATATGGCAACTATCTCAGGCATGCCTCCGGTGAGCATATAAATTTTAAGATAAGTCAGGAGTCGCTCATGAATAGATTCTGGAAGACGGTGCCAATTGGACTTGGTCACCAGCATATCGACTAGAGCCGTTTCGTCCATAGCTCCGAGGAACTCAGTAAAGGACAAAGGATGCACTTGGATGAAATCGACCTTACCTACGGGAAATCCGCTACCTTGTTTAACCTTGACACCAAGTAGTGAGCCCGCCGCGGCAACGTGGAATTCGGGCGCGTCTTCGCAGAAATATTTTAGCGATGTGAGTGCTTCGGGAGCTTCTTGCACCTCGTCGAAGACGAGTAGCGTCTTACCTGGCTTGATCGTAGTCTTG
This genomic window from Deltaproteobacteria bacterium contains:
- a CDS encoding transposase, giving the protein MQMTSKTALPKRALYYATRMYSSELKVGDQYDRLRPV
- a CDS encoding ATP-binding protein, which gives rise to MYLKRSLNFELCRWQEHPGRKPLVLLGARQVGKTAALKSLAKERYENIAYLNFEERPLARDLFRTSLAPAEVLKALSLELKTTIKPGKTLLVFDEVQEAPEALTSLKYFCEDAPEFHVAAAGSLLGVKVKQGSGFPVGKVDFIQVHPLSFTEFLGAMDETALVDMLVTKSNWHRLPESIHERLLTYLKIYMLTGGMPEIVAIYSATKDWHSVRGSQQAILRAYELDMAKHAPAMLIPKLYQVWQSILPQLSRENRKFKYSDVASGARARSHEDALQWLIDAGLLIKCCNLDAVKLPLASYANQDHFKIYLLDCGLLSAIGNIDPESFLQGQRLLSEFRGAFTENFVAQELVCNRKQPIHYWSSNNKAEIDFVVEDAAQIFPLEVKAGINLQSKSLAVFLKRFDADIACRASAGVFARNPPYDDYPLYGLTAFPRLSATAP